In the genome of Bremerella sp. P1, the window AAGGAAGAAGCTCCTAAGGAAGAAGCTCCAAAAGAGGAAACTCCAAAAGAGGAAGCTCCTGCGGAAGAAAAACCTGCTCCCGACCCGGCGCCGATGAAGGAAGAAGCGTCGGAAGAAGCGGAGAGCTAATCGCGACTTGCCATGAGCTCTTCCTCCCCTCCGCTGTTAGAAGTCGAGCGAATCTCGAAGCGATTCCCCGGCGTGAAGGCTTTGTCCGAAGTCTCGCTGCGCGTCGGTGCTGGCGAGTCGATTGCCGTGATTGGCGAAAACGGCGCCGGCAAAAGCACGCTGATGAAAATCCTGGCCGGGATTCAATCGCCTGACTCCGGCACGATTCGGGTGGAGGGAAAGCCGGTCGAGATCCGCAGTGTGAACGACGCGCTGGAACTCGGCATCGCCTTGATTCACCAGGAATTGAACCTGTGTGATAACCTCTCGGTCGGTGCCAATATCTATCTGGGCCGCGAACCGAAGAAGCTGGGGTGGATCGATCAGGCCGAGGTGAATGCCCTCTCGCGAAAATATCTTGAACAGGTCGGGCTGAAGATCGATCCGCGGAAGCTGCTGGCGGATCTTTCCATCGGTCAGCAGCAGCTGGTCGAAATTGCCAAGGCCCTTTCGTGCAACGCGAAGCTGTTGATCATGGACGAGCCTACCTCGAGTCTGTCGGCCCGCGAGGTCGATCGGCTGTTCGAGGTGATCGGTTCGCTGCGAGCTTCCGGCGTAAGCATCGTTTACATCTCGCATCGCCTGAGCGAAGTGCACCAGGTTTGCGATCGTGTCGTGGCTTTGCGTGACGGTCAGAACAGCGGCGAGCTGGCCCGTGAAGAGATCTCGCACGACAACATGGTGCGGTTGATGGTCGGGCGTGAGCTCGATCAGTTCTATGCCCACCAGCCGGTGACGCCCGGTGAGGTAGTGCTTAGCGTGAAGAACGTTCGCACGCATGCTCATCCAGGCCATGAGATCAGCTTCGAACTGCGGGCCGGAGAAATTGTTGGCCTGGCAGGGCTGGTCGGGGCAGGGCGGACGGAACTGTTCGAGACCCTGTTCGGTATTTATCCGCCAGAAGGTGGCTCGATCGAAGTTTCCGGAAAGCCTGTCAGTATCCGTTCTCCCAAGGATGCGATTGCCCACGAGATTTTCCTGGTGCCGGAAGATCGCAAGCAGCAGGGGCTCGTCCTTCCCATGGATGTCGGACAGAACACCACGCTGCCGGGGCTGCATCGGCTGTCGTACTTTTCGTGGGTCGATACGCGACAAGAGCAACAACTGGCCGACGACATGGTCAAACGCATGCGGGTCAAAACGCCCAGCACGCGGCAAATTATCCAGTACCTAAGTGGCGGCAACCAGCAGAAGGTGGTCATCGCCAAGTGGCTGGCCATGAACCCCAAGATTCTGTTGTTGGACGAACCAACCCGCGGGATCGACGTGGGGGCGAAGCATGAAATTTACGAGCTGATGGAAGAGTTGGCTCGCAAAGGGGTGGCAATCCTGTTTGTTTCGAGTGAAATGGAAGAGATCCTGGGAATGGCCGACCGCGTGCTGGTGATGCACGAAGGGTCCATGTCTGGGGAGCTTACCCGTGACCAACTCAGTGAAGAGGCGGTCATGCATCTTGCCACCGGTCAGCAAC includes:
- a CDS encoding sugar ABC transporter ATP-binding protein, with the translated sequence MSSSSPPLLEVERISKRFPGVKALSEVSLRVGAGESIAVIGENGAGKSTLMKILAGIQSPDSGTIRVEGKPVEIRSVNDALELGIALIHQELNLCDNLSVGANIYLGREPKKLGWIDQAEVNALSRKYLEQVGLKIDPRKLLADLSIGQQQLVEIAKALSCNAKLLIMDEPTSSLSAREVDRLFEVIGSLRASGVSIVYISHRLSEVHQVCDRVVALRDGQNSGELAREEISHDNMVRLMVGRELDQFYAHQPVTPGEVVLSVKNVRTHAHPGHEISFELRAGEIVGLAGLVGAGRTELFETLFGIYPPEGGSIEVSGKPVSIRSPKDAIAHEIFLVPEDRKQQGLVLPMDVGQNTTLPGLHRLSYFSWVDTRQEQQLADDMVKRMRVKTPSTRQIIQYLSGGNQQKVVIAKWLAMNPKILLLDEPTRGIDVGAKHEIYELMEELARKGVAILFVSSEMEEILGMADRVLVMHEGSMSGELTRDQLSEEAVMHLATGQQLTAVE